A genomic region of Denticeps clupeoides chromosome 9, fDenClu1.1, whole genome shotgun sequence contains the following coding sequences:
- the mfsd6b gene encoding major facilitator superfamily domain-containing protein 6-B isoform X3, producing the protein MASDRMAILSEDEEQKKKYVLSEPFNTLSTEQPDFGSLSGETASGAPPDQSASPSTQSLDCVERGCVRINDHLLISKLFYFFFYAAYGSLHPLLAIYYKQLGLSPSQSGLLVGIRYFIEFCSAPFWGFMADRFRKGKAVLLFSVFCWVMFNCGIGFVKPADMSCVDKGASEAPGGTNTSHLIPGGNRSRRRRYLTEALIFPPPAPLSLGVQRRYVRSTDPNITGALTVPPSPTTPFAVTSTTRTTSTALKPTSRSTAKPRGHKIVYNKDQVDTIFLLILLVIIIGEFFSAPAITIVDTVTLQYLGKHRDRYGLQRMWGSLGWGLAMLSVGIGIDHTHVALVIHGSGCVLPEYKNYQIAFVVFGVLMVAAFLVATQFYFNNSSGDGELGKSEDVEIPQVARNVPTPEGSSEEAPACPEATKPHFPIKDLMRLLCGIQYGSVLFVAWFMGFGYGFVFSFLYWHLEDLKGTTTLFGICSVLSHVSELAAYFISHKLIELVGHIRDHTRICLGSLHLLPERRCAPCPTHLRPGHLAGPPPRAGPWLWGNGGWGFRHLLWSCRNLQRPWNGFPCYPSNLLSNSVSHWAKGGQEASTVGREHSSSFQSSSYCHNRLGAKGRRHSQNRVQASVPEDQA; encoded by the exons ATGGCGAGCGACCGCATGGCCATCCTGTCTGAGGACgaggagcagaagaagaagtaTGTCCTGTCCGAGCCCTTCAACACCTTGTCCACCGAGCAGCCAGACTTCGGATCCCTCTCCGGAGAGACGGCGTCCGGAGCCCCGCCCGACCAGTCGGCATCTCCGTCTACGCAGAGCCTGGACTGTGTGGAGAGGGGCTGTGTTCGCATAAACGACCACCTTCTCATCTCGAAGCTTTTCTACTTTTTCTTTTACGCTGCGTACGGCTCCCTCCATCCGCTGCTCGCCATTTACTACAAGCAGCTGGGCCTTTCGCCTAGCCAGAGTGGCCTGCTGGTGGGGATCCGCTACTTCATCGAGTTCTGCAGCGCCCCGTTCTGGGGCTTCATGGCGGACCGCTTCAGGAAAGGCAAGGCCGTTCTGCTTTTCTCCGTCTTCTGCTGGGTGATGTTTAACTGCGGCATTGGTTTCGTCAAGCCGGCAGACATGAGCTGTGTGGATAAAGGCGCTTCCGAGGCTCCCGGGGGCACCAACACCAGCCACCTCATCCCAGGGGGGAACCGCTCCAGGAGACGAAGGTACCTAACCGAAGCCCTGATCTTCCCTCCTCCTGCTCCGCTCTCTTTGGGGGTTCAGCGTCGCTACGTTAGGAGTACGGACCCCAATATCACAGGGGCCTTAACTGTGCCTCCTTCCCCCACAACCCCATTCGCCGTTACCTCCACCACCAGAACTACCTCCACTGCTCTGAAGCCAACCAGCAGGAGTACGGCCAAACCAAGAGGCCACAAAATCGTCTACAACAAAGATCAGGTGGACACCATCTTCCTGCTGATCCTGCTGGTCATCATCATTGGCGAGTTCTTCAGCGCACCCGCCATTACCATCGTGGACACGGTGACGCTTCAGTACCTGGGCAAACACCGGGACCGCTACGGGCTGCAGAGGATGTGGGGCTCCCTGGGGTGGGGCCTTGCCATGCTGTCCGTCGGCATCGGCATCGACCACACGCACGTGGCCCTGGTCATCCACGGCTCCGGCTGTGTCCTGCCGGAATATAAGAACTACCAGATCGCCTTTGTTGTCTTCGGGGTTCTGATGGTCGCGGCGTTCCTGGTGGCCACGCAGTTCTACTTCAACAACAGCAGCGGGGACGGGGAACTCGGGAAGAGCGAAGACGTCGAGATCCCTCAGGTCGCTCGGAACGTTCCGACCCCCGAGGGGAGTTCAGAAGAGGCGCCCGCGTGCCCCGAGGCCACCAAACCACACTTCCCGATTAAAGATCTGATGCGGCTGCTCTGCGGGATCCAGTACGGCTCGGTGCTGTTTGTGGCCTGGTTCATGGGCTTTGGCTACGGCTTTGTGTTCAGTTTCCTCTACTGGCACCTGGAGGACCTGAAGGGGACCACTACGCTGTTCGGGATCTGCTCGGTGCTGAGCCATGTCTCCGAGCTGGCGGCGTACTTCATCAGCCACAAGCTCATAGAGCTGGTCGGCCACATCAG GGATCACACACGCATCTGTCTGGGCAGCCTGCATCTCCTACCTGAGCGCCGCTGTGCCCCCTGCCCTACGCACCTCCGCCCAGGGCATCTTGCAGGGCCTCCACCTCGGGCTGGGCCGTGGTTGTGGGGCAATGGTGGGTGGGGTTTTCGTCACCTACTTTG GAGCTGCAGAAACCTTCAGAGGCCTTGGAATGGCTTTCCTTGTTATCCTTCTAATCTTCTCTCTAATTCAGTGTCTCATTGGGCAAAAGGAGGACAAGA AGCATCAACTGTTGGCAGAGAACATTCCAGTTCCTTCCAGTCCAGTTCCTATTGCCACAATAGACTTGGTGCGAAAGGACGCAGACATTCTCAAAACAGAGTCCAGGCCTCTGTCCCTGAAGACCAAGcatga
- the mfsd6b gene encoding major facilitator superfamily domain-containing protein 6-B isoform X2 — translation MASDRMAILSEDEEQKKKYVLSEPFNTLSTEQPDFGSLSGETASGAPPDQSASPSTQSLDCVERGCVRINDHLLISKLFYFFFYAAYGSLHPLLAIYYKQLGLSPSQSGLLVGIRYFIEFCSAPFWGFMADRFRKGKAVLLFSVFCWVMFNCGIGFVKPADMSCVDKGASEAPGGTNTSHLIPGGNRSRRRRYLTEALIFPPPAPLSLGVQRRYVRSTDPNITGALTVPPSPTTPFAVTSTTRTTSTALKPTSRSTAKPRGHKIVYNKDQVDTIFLLILLVIIIGEFFSAPAITIVDTVTLQYLGKHRDRYGLQRMWGSLGWGLAMLSVGIGIDHTHVALVIHGSGCVLPEYKNYQIAFVVFGVLMVAAFLVATQFYFNNSSGDGELGKSEDVEIPQVARNVPTPEGSSEEAPACPEATKPHFPIKDLMRLLCGIQYGSVLFVAWFMGFGYGFVFSFLYWHLEDLKGTTTLFGICSVLSHVSELAAYFISHKLIELVGHIRVLYIGLACNTARYLYISYLENAWIVLPMEILQGITHASVWAACISYLSAAVPPALRTSAQGILQGLHLGLGRGCGAMVGGVFVTYFGAAETFRGLGMAFLVILLIFSLIQCLIGQKEDKKHQLLAENIPVPSSPVPIATIDLVRKDADILKTESRPLSLKTKHEEEQEDVDKPAWVVSASPWVSLAFAIYQIKEVVSLEKSKAHAEEASQQRGEM, via the exons ATGGCGAGCGACCGCATGGCCATCCTGTCTGAGGACgaggagcagaagaagaagtaTGTCCTGTCCGAGCCCTTCAACACCTTGTCCACCGAGCAGCCAGACTTCGGATCCCTCTCCGGAGAGACGGCGTCCGGAGCCCCGCCCGACCAGTCGGCATCTCCGTCTACGCAGAGCCTGGACTGTGTGGAGAGGGGCTGTGTTCGCATAAACGACCACCTTCTCATCTCGAAGCTTTTCTACTTTTTCTTTTACGCTGCGTACGGCTCCCTCCATCCGCTGCTCGCCATTTACTACAAGCAGCTGGGCCTTTCGCCTAGCCAGAGTGGCCTGCTGGTGGGGATCCGCTACTTCATCGAGTTCTGCAGCGCCCCGTTCTGGGGCTTCATGGCGGACCGCTTCAGGAAAGGCAAGGCCGTTCTGCTTTTCTCCGTCTTCTGCTGGGTGATGTTTAACTGCGGCATTGGTTTCGTCAAGCCGGCAGACATGAGCTGTGTGGATAAAGGCGCTTCCGAGGCTCCCGGGGGCACCAACACCAGCCACCTCATCCCAGGGGGGAACCGCTCCAGGAGACGAAGGTACCTAACCGAAGCCCTGATCTTCCCTCCTCCTGCTCCGCTCTCTTTGGGGGTTCAGCGTCGCTACGTTAGGAGTACGGACCCCAATATCACAGGGGCCTTAACTGTGCCTCCTTCCCCCACAACCCCATTCGCCGTTACCTCCACCACCAGAACTACCTCCACTGCTCTGAAGCCAACCAGCAGGAGTACGGCCAAACCAAGAGGCCACAAAATCGTCTACAACAAAGATCAGGTGGACACCATCTTCCTGCTGATCCTGCTGGTCATCATCATTGGCGAGTTCTTCAGCGCACCCGCCATTACCATCGTGGACACGGTGACGCTTCAGTACCTGGGCAAACACCGGGACCGCTACGGGCTGCAGAGGATGTGGGGCTCCCTGGGGTGGGGCCTTGCCATGCTGTCCGTCGGCATCGGCATCGACCACACGCACGTGGCCCTGGTCATCCACGGCTCCGGCTGTGTCCTGCCGGAATATAAGAACTACCAGATCGCCTTTGTTGTCTTCGGGGTTCTGATGGTCGCGGCGTTCCTGGTGGCCACGCAGTTCTACTTCAACAACAGCAGCGGGGACGGGGAACTCGGGAAGAGCGAAGACGTCGAGATCCCTCAGGTCGCTCGGAACGTTCCGACCCCCGAGGGGAGTTCAGAAGAGGCGCCCGCGTGCCCCGAGGCCACCAAACCACACTTCCCGATTAAAGATCTGATGCGGCTGCTCTGCGGGATCCAGTACGGCTCGGTGCTGTTTGTGGCCTGGTTCATGGGCTTTGGCTACGGCTTTGTGTTCAGTTTCCTCTACTGGCACCTGGAGGACCTGAAGGGGACCACTACGCTGTTCGGGATCTGCTCGGTGCTGAGCCATGTCTCCGAGCTGGCGGCGTACTTCATCAGCCACAAGCTCATAGAGCTGGTCGGCCACATCAG GGTCCTGTACATCGGCCTGGCGTGCAACACGGCCCGCTACCTTTACATCTCCTACCTGGAGAACGCTTGGATCGTTCTCCCAATGGAAATTCTTCAAG GGATCACACACGCATCTGTCTGGGCAGCCTGCATCTCCTACCTGAGCGCCGCTGTGCCCCCTGCCCTACGCACCTCCGCCCAGGGCATCTTGCAGGGCCTCCACCTCGGGCTGGGCCGTGGTTGTGGGGCAATGGTGGGTGGGGTTTTCGTCACCTACTTTG GAGCTGCAGAAACCTTCAGAGGCCTTGGAATGGCTTTCCTTGTTATCCTTCTAATCTTCTCTCTAATTCAGTGTCTCATTGGGCAAAAGGAGGACAAGA AGCATCAACTGTTGGCAGAGAACATTCCAGTTCCTTCCAGTCCAGTTCCTATTGCCACAATAGACTTGGTGCGAAAGGACGCAGACATTCTCAAAACAGAGTCCAGGCCTCTGTCCCTGAAGACCAAGcatgaggaggagcaggaggatgtAGACAAGCCTGCCTGGGTGGTGTCTGCCTCACCTTGGGTTAGCCTCGCCTTCGCCATCTACCAAATAAAGGAGGTGGTTTCTCTAGAGAAGAGTAAAGCACATGCAGAAGAGGCATCTCAGCAG AGAG GGGAAATGTGA
- the mfsd6b gene encoding major facilitator superfamily domain-containing protein 6-B isoform X1 encodes MASDRMAILSEDEEQKKKYVLSEPFNTLSTEQPDFGSLSGETASGAPPDQSASPSTQSLDCVERGCVRINDHLLISKLFYFFFYAAYGSLHPLLAIYYKQLGLSPSQSGLLVGIRYFIEFCSAPFWGFMADRFRKGKAVLLFSVFCWVMFNCGIGFVKPADMSCVDKGASEAPGGTNTSHLIPGGNRSRRRRYLTEALIFPPPAPLSLGVQRRYVRSTDPNITGALTVPPSPTTPFAVTSTTRTTSTALKPTSRSTAKPRGHKIVYNKDQVDTIFLLILLVIIIGEFFSAPAITIVDTVTLQYLGKHRDRYGLQRMWGSLGWGLAMLSVGIGIDHTHVALVIHGSGCVLPEYKNYQIAFVVFGVLMVAAFLVATQFYFNNSSGDGELGKSEDVEIPQVARNVPTPEGSSEEAPACPEATKPHFPIKDLMRLLCGIQYGSVLFVAWFMGFGYGFVFSFLYWHLEDLKGTTTLFGICSVLSHVSELAAYFISHKLIELVGHIRVLYIGLACNTARYLYISYLENAWIVLPMEILQGITHASVWAACISYLSAAVPPALRTSAQGILQGLHLGLGRGCGAMVGGVFVTYFGAAETFRGLGMAFLVILLIFSLIQCLIGQKEDKKHQLLAENIPVPSSPVPIATIDLVRKDADILKTESRPLSLKTKHEEEQEDVDKPAWVVSASPWVSLAFAIYQIKEVVSLEKSKAHAEEASQQGKCEQAAVVPPSNIPIPATDRPTISPLQTAEEPASCGPQSQGSTPGHTN; translated from the exons ATGGCGAGCGACCGCATGGCCATCCTGTCTGAGGACgaggagcagaagaagaagtaTGTCCTGTCCGAGCCCTTCAACACCTTGTCCACCGAGCAGCCAGACTTCGGATCCCTCTCCGGAGAGACGGCGTCCGGAGCCCCGCCCGACCAGTCGGCATCTCCGTCTACGCAGAGCCTGGACTGTGTGGAGAGGGGCTGTGTTCGCATAAACGACCACCTTCTCATCTCGAAGCTTTTCTACTTTTTCTTTTACGCTGCGTACGGCTCCCTCCATCCGCTGCTCGCCATTTACTACAAGCAGCTGGGCCTTTCGCCTAGCCAGAGTGGCCTGCTGGTGGGGATCCGCTACTTCATCGAGTTCTGCAGCGCCCCGTTCTGGGGCTTCATGGCGGACCGCTTCAGGAAAGGCAAGGCCGTTCTGCTTTTCTCCGTCTTCTGCTGGGTGATGTTTAACTGCGGCATTGGTTTCGTCAAGCCGGCAGACATGAGCTGTGTGGATAAAGGCGCTTCCGAGGCTCCCGGGGGCACCAACACCAGCCACCTCATCCCAGGGGGGAACCGCTCCAGGAGACGAAGGTACCTAACCGAAGCCCTGATCTTCCCTCCTCCTGCTCCGCTCTCTTTGGGGGTTCAGCGTCGCTACGTTAGGAGTACGGACCCCAATATCACAGGGGCCTTAACTGTGCCTCCTTCCCCCACAACCCCATTCGCCGTTACCTCCACCACCAGAACTACCTCCACTGCTCTGAAGCCAACCAGCAGGAGTACGGCCAAACCAAGAGGCCACAAAATCGTCTACAACAAAGATCAGGTGGACACCATCTTCCTGCTGATCCTGCTGGTCATCATCATTGGCGAGTTCTTCAGCGCACCCGCCATTACCATCGTGGACACGGTGACGCTTCAGTACCTGGGCAAACACCGGGACCGCTACGGGCTGCAGAGGATGTGGGGCTCCCTGGGGTGGGGCCTTGCCATGCTGTCCGTCGGCATCGGCATCGACCACACGCACGTGGCCCTGGTCATCCACGGCTCCGGCTGTGTCCTGCCGGAATATAAGAACTACCAGATCGCCTTTGTTGTCTTCGGGGTTCTGATGGTCGCGGCGTTCCTGGTGGCCACGCAGTTCTACTTCAACAACAGCAGCGGGGACGGGGAACTCGGGAAGAGCGAAGACGTCGAGATCCCTCAGGTCGCTCGGAACGTTCCGACCCCCGAGGGGAGTTCAGAAGAGGCGCCCGCGTGCCCCGAGGCCACCAAACCACACTTCCCGATTAAAGATCTGATGCGGCTGCTCTGCGGGATCCAGTACGGCTCGGTGCTGTTTGTGGCCTGGTTCATGGGCTTTGGCTACGGCTTTGTGTTCAGTTTCCTCTACTGGCACCTGGAGGACCTGAAGGGGACCACTACGCTGTTCGGGATCTGCTCGGTGCTGAGCCATGTCTCCGAGCTGGCGGCGTACTTCATCAGCCACAAGCTCATAGAGCTGGTCGGCCACATCAG GGTCCTGTACATCGGCCTGGCGTGCAACACGGCCCGCTACCTTTACATCTCCTACCTGGAGAACGCTTGGATCGTTCTCCCAATGGAAATTCTTCAAG GGATCACACACGCATCTGTCTGGGCAGCCTGCATCTCCTACCTGAGCGCCGCTGTGCCCCCTGCCCTACGCACCTCCGCCCAGGGCATCTTGCAGGGCCTCCACCTCGGGCTGGGCCGTGGTTGTGGGGCAATGGTGGGTGGGGTTTTCGTCACCTACTTTG GAGCTGCAGAAACCTTCAGAGGCCTTGGAATGGCTTTCCTTGTTATCCTTCTAATCTTCTCTCTAATTCAGTGTCTCATTGGGCAAAAGGAGGACAAGA AGCATCAACTGTTGGCAGAGAACATTCCAGTTCCTTCCAGTCCAGTTCCTATTGCCACAATAGACTTGGTGCGAAAGGACGCAGACATTCTCAAAACAGAGTCCAGGCCTCTGTCCCTGAAGACCAAGcatgaggaggagcaggaggatgtAGACAAGCCTGCCTGGGTGGTGTCTGCCTCACCTTGGGTTAGCCTCGCCTTCGCCATCTACCAAATAAAGGAGGTGGTTTCTCTAGAGAAGAGTAAAGCACATGCAGAAGAGGCATCTCAGCAG GGGAAATGTGAACAGGCTGCTGTAGTCCCTCCATCGAACATTCCAATTCCTGCTACAGACCGTCCCACTATATCACCACTCCAAACAGCCGAGGAGCCTGCCAGCTGTGGACCTCAATCACAGGGAAGCACTCCTGGGCACACCAACTGA
- the nemp2 gene encoding nuclear envelope integral membrane protein 2 isoform X4, giving the protein MENYWPFGTQRGKTLDIPLVDEDVCFMVQSPTSSSEYTVQVTSKRLNKRCFGLFVSGVVLFFLAGVVCRSSLFYYTSGVSLGIVSIFLLLLLLLKSFVPKKVQFLMLFGTSLSYLGVQKAMLEWNEILREYWREVLGYLLISGVVSFAACYKHGPITCQRTLTLMTWCIRAVAVVMLYCGITYPLAAHTLLGLLLVLRFLSCVVVLLCGICRRTWLLLCSFARLFQRRRPKTRLLTEEEYREQGEVYTKFSLEELREYCKTPGFPAWDTVLKLNSPQRFAEFLRGASHVNPTEMQTHEMHYGLGGAYYEDLLFRSDHERHSQQTGDGDISDDELETCSQGAQSTPNSVPPLLPPSSAPTYNAPLCPYPPLPYTPQYEPPIMEDPDLF; this is encoded by the exons CGTCTGCTTCATGGTTCAGAGTCCCACATCCAGCTCTGAGTACACAGTACAGGTCACGAGTAAAA GGCTGAACAAAAGATGCTTTGGTCTCTTTGTGTCTGGAGTCGTTCTTTTCTTCCTCGCTGGAGTTGTATGCAG GAGTTCTCTGTTTTACTACACCTCAGGCGTTTCTCTGGGCATTGTCTCCATTttcctgttgctgctgctgctactgaaAAGCTTTGTTCCAAAG AAAGTGCAGTTCCTAATGCTGTTTGGCACCAGTCTCTCCTACCTTGGTGTTCAGAAGGCGATGCTTGAGTGGAATGAGATCTTGAGAGAATACTGGAGGGAGGTCCTGG GCTACCTGTTAATATCAGGCGTTGTCAGCTTCGCTGCATGCTACAAACATGGCCCAATCACCTGTCAGCGTACGCTGACCCTGATGACCTGGTGTATACGGGCGGTTGCCGTCGTGATGCTGTACTGCGGCATCACGTATCCTCTTGCCGCTCACACTCTTCTGGGGCTACTCCTGGTGCTGAGATTTCTTTCTTGTGTGGTTGTGCTCCTGTGTGGGATATGCAG GCGAACATGGCTGCTTCTCTGCTCCTTTGCGCGTCTGTTTCAACGTCGCCGGCCAAAGACTCGGCTGCTGACGGAGGAGGAGTACCGTGAACAGGGGGAGGTTTACACCAAGTTCTCACTGGAGGAACTGAGGGAATACTGCAAAACTCCAGGTTTCCCAGCCTGGGACACTGTACTGAAGCTCAACTCCCCACAGAG GTTTGCAGAGTTCTTGCGTGGCGCTTCTCACGTCAACCCTACTGAGATGCAGACGCACGAAATGCATTACGGCCTGGGCGGGGCCTACTATGAAGACCTGCTGTTCAGGTCAGACCACGAGCGTCACTCTCAACAGACAGGAGATGGTGACATCAGCGATGATGAGCTGGAGACCTGCTCACAGGGGGCTCAGTCTACCCCAAACTCAGTCCCTCCTCTACTCCCCCCATCCTCCGCTCCTACGTACAATGCACCTCTCTGCCCCTACCCTCCTCTTCCCTACACCCCTCAATATGAGCCACCCATCATGGAGGACCCGGACCTGTTCTGA